The window ATGCCACGCTGGCCGCAGGCGCTTGGCTTCTCGGCAATGGCCGCACGGCAGGTGATATTGCCCGCTTCTCCACCCGCTCCGGACCGATGAGCGTGGCGCGCAGCCTGTTGAGGTCTTCGAGCTGGTACGCGCCGAACCCTGGCCCTGGTATATGGTGGTCTATGACCGCGCAGAGGCGGTCAGCGCCCTTGAGCCGGATATGCGCGTACTGAAAGACAGCGGCGCTCTTTGGACGGTCACTGCGCCGGGCGGCGATGGCACGGACTTCGTATCACGCCTGTTCGCGCCCGCGATCGGCGTAGACGAGGATCCGGTAACAGGTTCGGCCCATTGCGCGCTCGCTCCGTTCTGGGCGGAGCGTCTGGGCAGGGATGTCCTCAATGCCCGCCAGACCGGCCCGCGTCCCGGTCATCTGGTGGTAAAGGCCGGGCGGGCTGCGCCCGGAACAGGCCGCGTGGGTCTGGAGGGGCGTGCCCGGCTGTTTGTCGAAGGCCAGCTATACCTTTAGGCAGCATACCCTCATACAATGCTTGCCTTGCCGCTGACCGCCATGGTCAGGTGACGGCTGCTTTGGGAATGTGTATTGCAAGCCCGTAATGCGGGGCGTAGGCCGCCGCACGGGCTTTTGAGGGAAACAGGTATGCGGGCTTTTCTGGGCGCTGTTGCGCTTGCGGCGGGTATTGCTATTGCGGCGGCTGCCGCCGTTCAGGACCGGGCAGGTGCTGGCGTACAGAATCCGGCGCAGTCACTGCCTGTTGAGTCTGATCCCACCATACTGACGTCGCGCGACTACACGCGCATCCTGCAGCAATTCCAGAAACCCGCGCCCCAGCGCCCCGGCGATGCCCGTCCGGCCGGATTTACCGGCGATGACAGCTGCCGTCACGCCAATGACGGCGAATGTGACGAGCCGGGGATCGGCACAGGCGCGTGCGCGGCTGGCACCGATTATTCAGACTGCTGGCGCATCGCAACGGGCCAGGAAGATGATAGCTGCCGCTGGGCCAATGATGGCGAGTGCGATGAGCCCGGCTTTGGCACCGGCGCCTGCACGCAAGGAACGGACGTTACCGATTGCGGCGATGTCACCCATTTGCGCTTCCGTGACGATTCTTGCGAATTTGCCTTTGACGGCGTCTGTGATGAACCGGAGATCGGTACCGGGCGTTGCCCGGCGCGCACAGACCGCGCAGATTGCGGCGGGCGTCACCGCCCGCTGACCATCAATGACCATTTCTTCGGCAATGATGACCGTGTCCTCATGGATACGGCGCAGTTTCCGTGGAGCGTGGTCGGCACGATCCAGGCTGATCGCGGCGGCACCTGCACAGCGACGCTGGTTGCTCCGAACGTCATCGCGACGGCTGCTCACTGCATTCATAGCGACGGCCAGCTTTATGCGGGGGGCGTGTTTACGACCGGGTTCGCGCTTCCGGGCGGGCCGCGCACGGCACGTGTCGTCGATCATCTCATCGATGAGGAATGGGATAATCAGCGCTTCAGCCAGACTGACGACATTGATGGCACGGACTGGGCGCTGCTGCGCCTCGATCAGCCGCTTGGCGACGAGCTTGGCTATGTCGGTGTGCTCGACATCGTCGCAGACCGCAGCGAGCGTGAGGTGGGCGAGGCGCGCATCTGGCAGGCCGGTTATTCGTGGGACACCGGCGATAATCTCTCAGGCAATGAGGATTGCCGCATCCTCGTCGCTTACCCCGATGACACCATTTCCCACGATTGTGACACTACGCGTGGCGATTCCGGCTCACCCTTCATGGTCTATGAGGGCGGCGAGTGGCAGGTGATCGCAACGGACTCCAATTTCCGGCGCAATCCCGACGGCCCCTTCATCTATATCTCTTCACGCTCCAGCCGCTGGGTGCATCTGCTCGACGACTTTGCCGCCGGACGTATCGGTGCAGGCGGCGTGCGTCCGCAGGGCCCCGGAAAGCCCGGCTCGCCGGTGGCTATCAAGGCTGACGGCTAGAAGGGCGGCGCGTCAGAATTCCCGCACGATCGAGATGTCGGTGCGGCTGTCGCCCCGGACAAATCCCGGATTGGGCTCGAACTCGTAGCGGTAGCGGTATTGCAGGCGCAGCGACCACAGATCGTTGAGAGCCGAGTTCAGTCCGAACAGCTGGTCGAACCGGCTGGTATCGGCTACCAGCAAGCCTGTTTCCGAGGTGAAGTTGATGGACTCGGTCAGGCGCCAGGCGAGGTCCGACCCGACATCAAGCGCGCCAACTGTCTGTGTGCCGTGGCCGGGTTCGCCAAGGATGCGCACACCCGGACCCGCACGCAATATCCATGTCCGGCCAGGGCTGGTCAGGACGCGGTAACCGCCACCCACACCGGCAAAGGCCGTCCAGTCATAGCTGGCGATCCGGTCGCGTTCATAATCAGCTGCCGCAAAATAGGTAAAACGCTCACCAGCCTCGCGCTCGCCGCGCAGCCGGGTGCGGAAATTGTCCCGCCCGATCGTGCCGTTCACTTCTGAATAGGCATAGTCGATATGGCCCTGGAAGCCCCAGCCGGACAGCTCCCTGCGGACCTGCAGGCCAAATGTATAATCTTCGCGCGCTGTATTGCCGCTGTCGAAGCGTACCCCAAGGCTCGCCCGGCCCTGCCATAGCTCCAGCCGCCCGGAGGCAAAGGTGCGCGCAACGCCGACAGGCACCGCGGCCACCGTGCCGACAATGCCGTTAGTGTAGCCGGCCGCGTCGTCTTCCTCGGCGATCTCCTCAACGGCGGCAATGGCCGCATCGTCCGGAAGCTGCGGAGGCTCCAGGCCCAGCGCCTGGCGCGCTGCATCACCGCGCCCCAGCCCTTCTGCCGCGCGTACGATCTCGTCTGCCGGGCGGGTGAGCGCGATCAGCTGGACGGCGCGTGTGAACTCGGTGCGCCCCTGTTCATTGGCCGCCTCCAGCAGCTCGGTCAGGATACCGGGAAGCTGTGCTTCCTGCGCTGCCGCAGTGCCTGACAGTGCGACGGCGATTGCGAGGGCCTGCAGGGCGGGATGAGTACGGGCGCGAGGCGACATGGGGGTGTCTTCCTTCGAGGGCTTGCAGAGCC is drawn from Glycocaulis alkaliphilus and contains these coding sequences:
- a CDS encoding trypsin-like serine peptidase yields the protein MRAFLGAVALAAGIAIAAAAAVQDRAGAGVQNPAQSLPVESDPTILTSRDYTRILQQFQKPAPQRPGDARPAGFTGDDSCRHANDGECDEPGIGTGACAAGTDYSDCWRIATGQEDDSCRWANDGECDEPGFGTGACTQGTDVTDCGDVTHLRFRDDSCEFAFDGVCDEPEIGTGRCPARTDRADCGGRHRPLTINDHFFGNDDRVLMDTAQFPWSVVGTIQADRGGTCTATLVAPNVIATAAHCIHSDGQLYAGGVFTTGFALPGGPRTARVVDHLIDEEWDNQRFSQTDDIDGTDWALLRLDQPLGDELGYVGVLDIVADRSEREVGEARIWQAGYSWDTGDNLSGNEDCRILVAYPDDTISHDCDTTRGDSGSPFMVYEGGEWQVIATDSNFRRNPDGPFIYISSRSSRWVHLLDDFAAGRIGAGGVRPQGPGKPGSPVAIKADG
- a CDS encoding DUF481 domain-containing protein, with product MSPRARTHPALQALAIAVALSGTAAAQEAQLPGILTELLEAANEQGRTEFTRAVQLIALTRPADEIVRAAEGLGRGDAARQALGLEPPQLPDDAAIAAVEEIAEEDDAAGYTNGIVGTVAAVPVGVARTFASGRLELWQGRASLGVRFDSGNTAREDYTFGLQVRRELSGWGFQGHIDYAYSEVNGTIGRDNFRTRLRGEREAGERFTYFAAADYERDRIASYDWTAFAGVGGGYRVLTSPGRTWILRAGPGVRILGEPGHGTQTVGALDVGSDLAWRLTESINFTSETGLLVADTSRFDQLFGLNSALNDLWSLRLQYRYRYEFEPNPGFVRGDSRTDISIVREF
- a CDS encoding PhzF family phenazine biosynthesis protein is translated as MRVLKDSGALWTVTAPGGDGTDFVSRLFAPAIGVDEDPVTGSAHCALAPFWAERLGRDVLNARQTGPRPGHLVVKAGRAAPGTGRVGLEGRARLFVEGQLYL